The genomic DNA cccctttgcatatgtattcacctcccctttgcatatgtattcacctcccctttgctatgaagcccctaaataagatctggtgcaaccaattaccttcagaagtcatatTTGTTAGATTGctcacaggtggactttattttagtgtcacatgatctgtcacatctcagtatatataaacctgttctgaaaggccccagagtctgcaacaccactaagcaaagggcaccatgaagaccatggagttctccaaacaggtcagggacagagttgtggagaagtacagatcagggttgggttaaataaaaatatctgaaactttgaacatcccacggagcaccattaaatctattattaaaaaatgtaaagaatatggcaccacaacaaacctgccaagagaggggtgccaaccaaaactcacagaccaggcaaggagggcattaatcagagaggcaacaaagagaccaaagattacCCTGAAGGAGCttcaaagctccacagtggagattggagtatctgtccataggaccactttaaaccgtatactccacagagctgggccagaaaaaagccactcgggtggcgcagtggtctagggcactgcatcgcagagactttgggttcgcgcccaggctctgtcgcagccggccgcgaccgggatgtccgtggggcgacgcacaattggcctagtgtcgtccgggttagggagggtttggccggtagggatatccttgtctcatcgcgcactagcaactcctgtggcgggccgggagcagtgcgcgctaaccaggtcgccggatgcacagtgtttcctctgacacattggtgcggctggcttccgggttggatgcatgctgtattaagaagcagtgcggcttggttgggttgtgtttcggaggacacatggctttcgaccttcgtctctcccgaaccAGTACggaagttgtagcgatgagacaagatagtaactgctaacaattggataccacaaaattggggagaaaagggggtaaaataaaacaaattaaaggaatgatggatggcgctaaatacagggaaattcttgaaggaaacctgtttcagtcttccagagatttgagactgggatggaggttcaccttccagcaggacaatgaccctaagcatactgctaaagcaacactcgagtggtttaaggggaaacatttaaatgtcttggaatggccagacctcaatccaattgagaatctgtggtatgacttaaagattgctgtacaccagcggaacccatccaatttgaagtagttggagcagttttgccttgaagtatgggaaaaaatcccagtggctagatgtgctaaGCTTAtaaagacataccccaagagacttgcagctgtaattgttgcGAAAGGTAGCTCTACAaaatattgactttgggggggtgaatagttatgcacgctcaagttttctgtttttatttcttgtttgtttcacacacAAAAAATTGCATCTTCAaggtggtaggcatgttgtgtaaatcaaatgattacaacccccccaaattttttttattccaggttgtaaggtaacaaaataggaaaaatgccaagggggggtgaatactttcgcaagccactgtaaaaTATAGATACGGTAGACCTCACTCACTTGGCAGACGTGGGATAATGCCTGAGTTTTTATGAAGTCTTGATTATGTGGTCCATGGTCACAAAATAAAAAGATACGGGGCTGttaaaaatgtacagttgaagttggaagtttacatacaccgtagccaaatacatttaaactcagtttttcacaattcctgacatttaatccgagtaaaaattccatgttttaggtcagttaggtcaacactttattttaagaatgtgaaattatttatttaagcttttatttatttcatcacattcccagtgggtcaaatgtttgcatacactcaattagtatttggtagctttgccttttacattgtttaacttgggtcaaacatttcgggtagccttccacaagctttccactttaagttgggtgaattttggcccatttcctcctgacagagctggtgtaactgagtcaggtttgtaggcctccttgctcgcacatgctttttcagttcttcccacatattttctatgggattgaggttaggactttgtgatggacactccaataccttgactttgtttgtCCTTAAacctttttgccacaactttagaagtatgcttggggtcattgtccatttggtagacccatttgcgaacaagctttgacttgtcttgagatgttgcttcaatatatccaaattattttcctccctcatgcgGCATTTAACTtgttcatgatgccatctattttgggaagtgcaccagtccttcctgcagcaaagcaccaccacaacatgatgctgccatccccgtgcttcacggttggtatggtgttcttcgacttgcaagcctccccctttttcctccaaacataacgatggtcattatggccaaacagttctatttttgtttaatcagaccagaggacatttctccaaaaagtatgatctttgtccccatgaacagttgcaaaccgtagtttggcttttttgtggcggttttggagcagtggcttcttccttgctgagcagcctttcaggttatgtcgatataggactagttttactgtggatatagatacttttgtacctgtttcctccagcatcttcacaaggtcctttactgttatTCTTGGATTGATtatcacttttcgcaccaaagtacattcatctctaggagacggaacgcgtctccttcctgagcggtatgatgactgcgtggtcccatggtgtttatacttgcaaactactatttgtacagatgaacatggtaccttcaggcattttgaaactactcccaaggataaaccaagCTTGTGGAggtctttttctgaggtcttcgctgatttcttttgatttgcccatgatgtcaagcaaagaggcaccgagtttgaaggtaggccttgaaatacatccacaggtacacctccaactgactcaaatgatgtcaattagcctatcagaagcttctaaagccatgacatcattttctggaattttccaagctgtttaaaggcacagtcaatttagtgtgccttctggaattgtgaaataatctgtctgtaaacaattgttggaaaaattacttgtcatgcgcaaagtagatttcctaaccgacttaccaaaacgatagtttgttaacaataaatttgtgacGTGGTTGaaaaacacttaggttggagtcattacaacttgtatgtaaacttctgacctcaaCTGTATAAAATAGGACTTAATTAACACGGCAAGATTTAGGAGCAATATGCACGCAGAGATGAAGTCATCATACAATTCCAGATGTAATCCCAGTTGAAAAGGCACATAACCGATGTAATAAATATCTTTGGGCTGATAGGTGAAGAGTGTGAAGCCGTGTCTGAAGCAGCTGCAGCAGTGCATCCAGACCATCTCTACACTCCACGACGATGAGATCCTACCCAGTAACCCTGCCGACCTGTTCCACTGGCTGCCCAAGGAGCACATGTGTGTCCTCGTCTACCTGGTGGGATACAGCTACTGCAAGTGCCCTTTGACCTCTATTGGTCATATTGTTCTTGTCACGACAGACTTTACTTACTTGTTTTTCTTCCAACAGGTGACAGTCATGCACTCCATGCAAGCAGGCTACCTGGAGAAGGCCCAGAAATACACAGACAAAGCTCTCATGCAGCTGGAAAAGCTCAAAAGTAAGTCAATGGAATCCTCACCATAGAATTACATATGGAGGTCATTTAAAAGGATCTCTGTGATCCTCACCCTCTCTCAATCTCCCAGTGATTTTTCAGCTGTAGAAGTATTGTGGTTGTCAGTGACTTTCTGTTGCTGTTGATGATATTGATGTGTTTTCCAGTGCTGGACTCCAGCCCCATCCTCTCCACATTCCAAGTCATTCTGCTGGAGCACATCATCATGTGCCGACTCGTCACTGGTCACAAGGCCACTGCATTGCAAGAGGTAGGGAACATGCTTAACATACACATGAATTCATGGAAACGGATAGATTTTCGTCATGCTGATGGTTTCCCTGTTCTCAGATCTCTCAGGTGTGTCAGCTGTGTGCACAGTCTCCCAGGTTATTCACCAACCATGCATCCCAGCTACACACCCTGCTAGTGAGTAGCTTTCTAGCCTTGGATTTCTATTTCTTATATCTGTACTTTCCAGTGGACAGGTAGTTGTTCTGTTATGATTTTCTATGTTGTGCCGATCACCTCCCTCGTCACTGTTGTGGTCTGTTCCAGGgtctgtactgtctctcagtgaACTGCATGGATAACGCTGAGGCGCAGTTCACTGCTGCCCTGCGGGTGAGTGACGTGAGTGTGTCTACTAAGATATCTATTGGCAAAATTAGTAACCTCCTCAGTttgatatttatgtgtgtgttaattgaaatacatctGTGTTTCACTCTTCCAGCTGACGACGCACCAGGAACTGTGGGCGTTCATTGTAACCAACCTGGCCAGCGTCTATATCAGGGAGGGCAACAGGGACCAGGAGGTCAGAGGGCATCTGGGGTGCATTCAGGATAGCAGGGTAGTTGTATGTGATGAATGTGAGTTCTTCACCTGACGTAATATGTCCCTGTTTCTGTTATAACAGCTTTATAACCTGTTGGAGAGGATAAATCCTGATCACAACTTCCCTGTCAGGTAAGAAAGTGTTTGTATGTTTATCTATGTATTTTTGCAATCTTGCGATTGATGTTTGATTCTAAAtggactcctctactcctcccgttcCAGCTCTCATTGTCTGCGAGCAGCAGCCTTCTACATCCGTGGACTGCTCTCTTTCTTCCAGGGACGCTATAATGAGGCCAAGTAAGTTCAACCATGGCTCACCAGAAACTATTTCTTGATGGACATCTCCATTACATCACATACAAATTATATCTTCACACGTTTAGAATACCTGCTCAGTTGGAAAGAAAGCTGAAGAGCGCGACTGTGAAACATTAACAAAAACGTGTTAGTGACTGTGTGTCGCGTTAGGCGGTTCCTGAGGGAGACTCTGAAGATGTCCAATGCTGAAGACCTGAATCGTCTGACTGCATGCTCTCTGGTCCTACTGGGGCATATCTTCTACGTGCTGGGGAACCACCGGGTGAGATCACATCACAGGGCTCTCCAGGATCATATTGCAGTGTTTCCAAAAGCACATAATTTCTCGGAGCAATGCTAGGAGGTGTGATTGAATCTGAACCATGCATTTGGTTCTGTCTGTGTTTCCGCCAGGAGAGTAACAACATGGTGGTCCCAGCCATGCAGCTGGCCAGCAAGATCCCTGATATGTCAGTCCAGCTCTGGTCCTCTGCTCTGCTCAAGGGTAAGGCAacacctgtctgtgtgtgtctgtttttgaGATGTACTGACTGAAATGACTGTTCTCCCTGTAGATCTGAACAAGGCATGTGGGAACACGATAGATGCCCATGAAGCAGCTCAGATGCACCAGAACTTCTCCCAGCAGCTCCTGCAGGACCACATCGCTGCCTGCAGCCTCCCTGAGCACAACCTCATCAGTGTAT from Oncorhynchus keta strain PuntledgeMale-10-30-2019 chromosome 23, Oket_V2, whole genome shotgun sequence includes the following:
- the LOC118401795 gene encoding MAU2 chromatid cohesion factor homolog isoform X1; the protein is MATSGEAPESWYLALLGFAEHFRTSSPPKIRLCVHCLQAVFQFKPPQRVEARTHLQLGSVLYHHTKNTELARSHLEKAWFISQQIPQFEDVKFEAASLLSELYCQQNLVDSAKPLLRKAIQISQQTPYWHCRLLFQLAQLHTLEKDLVSACDLLGVGAEYTRVVGSEYTRALFLLSKGMLLLMERKLGEVHPLLTLCGTIVENWQGNPIQKESLRVFFLVLQVTHYLDAGQVKSVKPCLKQLQQCIQTISTLHDDEILPSNPADLFHWLPKEHMCVLVYLVTVMHSMQAGYLEKAQKYTDKALMQLEKLKMLDSSPILSTFQVILLEHIIMCRLVTGHKATALQEISQVCQLCAQSPRLFTNHASQLHTLLGLYCLSVNCMDNAEAQFTAALRVSDLTTHQELWAFIVTNLASVYIREGNRDQELYNLLERINPDHNFPVSSHCLRAAAFYIRGLLSFFQGRYNEAKRFLRETLKMSNAEDLNRLTACSLVLLGHIFYVLGNHRESNNMVVPAMQLASKIPDMSVQLWSSALLKDLNKACGNTIDAHEAAQMHQNFSQQLLQDHIAACSLPEHNLISWTDGPPPVGQFQAQNGPSTSLASLL
- the LOC118401795 gene encoding MAU2 chromatid cohesion factor homolog isoform X2; protein product: MATSGEAPESWYLALLGFAEHFRTSSPPKIRLCVHCLQAVFQFKPPQRVEARTHLQLGSVLYHHTKNTELARSHLEKAWFISQQIPQFEDVKFEAASLLSELYCQQNLVDSAKPLLRKAIQISQQTPYWHCRLLFQLAQLHTLEKDLVSACDLLGVGAEYTRVVGSEYTRALFLLSKGMLLLMERKLGEVHPLLTLCGTIVENWQGNPIQKESLRVFFLVLQVTHYLDAGQVKSVKPCLKQLQQCIQTISTLHDDEILPSNPADLFHWLPKEHMCVLVYLVTVMHSMQAGYLEKAQKYTDKALMQLEKLKMLDSSPILSTFQVILLEHIIMCRLVTGHKATALQEISQVCQLCAQSPRLFTNHASQLHTLLGLYCLSVNCMDNAEAQFTAALRLTTHQELWAFIVTNLASVYIREGNRDQELYNLLERINPDHNFPVSSHCLRAAAFYIRGLLSFFQGRYNEAKRFLRETLKMSNAEDLNRLTACSLVLLGHIFYVLGNHRESNNMVVPAMQLASKIPDMSVQLWSSALLKDLNKACGNTIDAHEAAQMHQNFSQQLLQDHIAACSLPEHNLISWTDGPPPVGQFQAQNGPSTSLASLL